The Nitrospirae bacterium CG2_30_53_67 genome has a window encoding:
- a CDS encoding riboflavin biosynthesis protein RibD, producing MVGAVVVKDGAVAGMGYHQKAGTPHAEIHALNEAGMAAQGSTLYVTLEPCCHRGRTLPCVDFIIRSRVARVVAAMQDPNPLVNGRGIRMLRDAGIKVDVGILENEARKLNEFFIKYITKKIPFVILKAAVSLDGRIATRTGDSRWITGEAARERAHEIRDTVDAVLVGVNTVITDNPSLTTRLAGRQGRDPIRIILDTHLRTPLDARVIVNDSPAKTFIFAGGDVARERIKAYQERNVTVLVAKKGMHRIEFVQILEDLGVMEVSSLMIEGGAEVHASALKSGIVD from the coding sequence ATGGTCGGCGCGGTCGTGGTCAAGGATGGGGCCGTTGCCGGAATGGGCTACCACCAGAAGGCCGGGACACCTCATGCTGAGATTCACGCCCTGAATGAGGCCGGCATGGCCGCGCAGGGGAGCACGCTGTATGTGACCCTGGAGCCGTGCTGCCACCGGGGGCGGACCCTTCCATGCGTGGATTTCATCATCCGAAGCCGGGTGGCCCGTGTGGTGGCCGCCATGCAGGACCCGAATCCGCTGGTCAACGGCAGGGGAATCCGGATGCTCAGGGACGCCGGAATTAAGGTGGACGTCGGGATACTGGAGAACGAGGCGCGAAAATTAAACGAGTTTTTCATCAAATACATCACGAAGAAGATCCCCTTTGTGATCCTCAAGGCGGCGGTCTCCCTGGATGGAAGGATTGCGACCCGGACCGGAGACTCCAGGTGGATCACCGGAGAAGCCGCACGGGAACGAGCGCATGAAATCCGGGACACCGTGGATGCGGTCCTGGTCGGCGTCAACACGGTCATCACGGATAATCCGAGCCTGACGACCCGGCTCGCCGGACGCCAGGGCAGGGACCCGATCCGAATCATCCTGGATACCCACTTGAGGACCCCGCTCGATGCCCGGGTGATCGTAAATGATTCCCCTGCCAAGACCTTCATCTTTGCAGGAGGGGACGTAGCTCGGGAGAGGATTAAGGCCTATCAGGAACGAAACGTCACGGTCCTGGTCGCGAAAAAGGGGATGCACAGGATCGAGTTCGTCCAGATCCTGGAAGACCTCGGAGTGATGGAGGTCAGCAGTCTCATGATCGAAGGAGGGGCCGAGGTCCATGCCTCGGCGCTCAAGTCCGGGATTGTGGAC